In one Musa acuminata AAA Group cultivar baxijiao chromosome BXJ2-5, Cavendish_Baxijiao_AAA, whole genome shotgun sequence genomic region, the following are encoded:
- the LOC103973761 gene encoding pentatricopeptide repeat-containing protein At1g08070, chloroplastic-like, with product MLACSVPPDKHTFSCVLKVCSRLRALRDGKQVHAHAVKCGLPSEEFVVNSLIHLYASCGEVVVARKLFDGMPKRGIVTWNAMLAGYFKAGDWGEVVELFRGMLELGMAFDEVTLISVLTACGRMGVLDLGEWIGDYVEANGLKRCQNLVTALVDMFAKCGEVDKARRLFDEMPSRDVVAWSAMISGYSQANQCREALALFHVMQKAKVEPNEVTMVSVLSSCANLGALETGKWVHSYIKRKRLHVTVNLGTALVDFYAKCGCMESALETFEEMPNKNAWSWSVLIQGLASDGQGREALKVFSLMLEAEFQPTDVTFIGVLSACSHAGLVEEGQILFDSMSSKYGVQPRIEHYGCMVDLLGRAGLIEKAYHFIKSMPIEPNAVVWRTLLASCKIHKNVNFGEESLKQIIKLEPRHSGDYILLSNIYALVGRWEDAVSVRNQMKEKGITKIPGCSLIELDGTIFEFFAEDSSHPQSKEIFSKVNEIITKLKLAGYVPNVAEARLDAEEDEKEVSVSHHSEKLAIAFGLMKSPPGAVIRVSKNLRICTDCHLATKLISKVYKREIVVRDRNRFHHFKYGSCSCNDYW from the coding sequence ATGCTCGCCTGCTCCGTCCCGCCCGACAAGCACACCTTCTCTTGCGTCCTGAAGGTCTGCTCGAGGCTCCGCGCACTCCGAGATGGCAAACAGGTGCACGCCCATGCAGTGAAGTGTGGGTTGCCATCGGAGGAGTTCGTCGTGAACAGTTTGATTCATTTGTATGCTAGCTGTGGCGAGGTCGTGGTCGCCCGCAAGCTTTTCGATGGAATGCCTAAGAGGGGTATAGTAACGTGGAATGCAATGCTCGCGGGGTATTTCAAGGCCGGGGATTGGGGCGAGGTTGTCGAACTGTTTCGTGGCATGCTGGAGTTGGGAATGGCTTTCGATGAAGTCACTCTGATCAGTGTTCTGACCGCGTGTGGGAGGATGGGGGTGTTGGACTTAGGCGAATGGATAGGTGATTATGTCGAAGCAAATGGGCTGAAGCGATGCCAAAATTTGGTGACGGCTCTGGTGGATATGTTTGCAAAATGTGGTGAGGTAGATAAAGCAAGAAGGTTGTTTGATGAAATGCCATCACGAGATGTCGTGGCCTGGAGTGCGATGATATCAGGTTACAGCCAGGCAAATCAGTGTCGAGAAGCTCTTGCTCTTTTCCATGTTATGCAGAAGGCCAAGGTGGAACCCAATGAGGTGACGATGGTCAGCGTTCTTTCCTCTTGTGCCAATTTGGGCGCACTTGAGACGGGCAAGTGGGTGCATTCTTATATTAAAAGAAAGCGACTGCATGTCACTGTTAATCTTGGAACTGCACTGGTAGATTTCTATGCAAAGTGTGGCTGCATGGAGAGTGCACTTGAAACTTTTGAGGAGATGCCAAACAAGAATGCATGGTCTTGGTCTGTGCTGATTCAGGGCCTTGCTAGTGATGGGCAAGGAAGAGAGGCACTCAAGGTCTTCTCTTTGATGCTTGAAGCTGAATTCCAGCCTACTGATGTGACTTTTATTGGTGTTCTCTCTGCTTGCAGCCATGCAGGCCTAGTTGAGGAGGGTCAGATCCTTTTTGACAGCATGAGCAGCAAGTATGGTGTTCAACCAAGGATTGAGCATTATGGTTGCATGGTTGATCTTTTAGGGCGAGCTGGTTTAATTGAAAAGGCATATCACTTCATCAAGAGCATGCCCATCGAACCTAATGCCGTGGTGTGGAGAACACTGTTGGCTTCTTGTAAAATTCACAAAAATGTCAATTTTGGCGAAGAATCATTGAAGCAAATTATCAAGTTAGAACCTAGACATAGTGGTGACTACATACTCCTTTCAAATATTTATGCATTGGTGGGCAGATGGGAGGATGCGGTGAGCGTGAGAAACCAGATGAAGGAGAAGGGAATTACGAAAATTCCAGGATGTAGTTTGATTGAGTTGGATGGTACAATCTTTGAGTTCTTTGCTGAAGACAGCTCTCATCCTCAATCGAAGGAGATATTCAGCAAGGTCAACGAGATAATCACAAAGCTTAAGCTGGCTGGATATGTGCCAAATGTCGCAGAGGCACGATTAGATGCAGAGGAGGATGAGAAGGAAGTGTCAGTTTCCCATCATAGTGAGAAGTTGGCAATTGCCTTCGGGCTTATGAAGTCTCCTCCTGGAGCTGTCATTAGGGTGTCAAAGAATCTCAGAATATGCACAGATTGCCACTTAGCTACTAAGCTGATCTCGAAGGTCTACAAGAGAGAAATTGTTGTAAGAGATCGTAATAGGTTCCATCATTTCAAATATGGCTCTTGTTCATGCAATGATTATTGGTAA